One genomic segment of Mytilus trossulus isolate FHL-02 chromosome 4, PNRI_Mtr1.1.1.hap1, whole genome shotgun sequence includes these proteins:
- the LOC134715747 gene encoding uncharacterized protein LOC134715747 isoform X2 produces the protein MAAIKQICIVIGVLFFFCIIYMIITSPGSIPDDTKFETGTLSDTTDMKIKDSKPNTQQNLNVRKIERRNICVWSHDLLGVWHPRMDICKSVHKDTVTTLVTPFGNLPIHVHDPQKDIWVSRRIINTGSFDKDKILTISKFMESDPTLNFIDIGANLGTYSLSFAKLGRKVIAIDALNLNVQKLCASVNQSHFEDVYLIMNAVSSRHETVSLGADDKNFGGTFIDQNADYIKSVKGKTVSGRHYSNISTIVLDDLLTLPFINLFPRVFIKMDIEGFEHKALERAYQFFDKIFVQGIQIEWIFHRNKSSGQIIVNFLEQHSFIPYNPKDLRQLRKSSMGNWPTQDVIWLRK, from the coding sequence ATGGCAGCCATAAAACAGATATGTATAGTAATAGGcgtattatttttcttttgcatTATTTACATGATCATTACTAGTCCTGGATCAATACCTGATGACACAAAATTTGAAACGGGTACTTTATCTGATACAACAGACATGAAGATCAAAGATTCAAAACCTAACACTCAACAAAACTTAAACGTGAGAAAGATTGAAAGACGTAATATTTGTGTTTGGAGTCACGACCTGTTAGGAGTTTGGCATCCAAGAATGGATATTTGTAAAAGTGTTCATAAGGATACGGTGACTACATTGGTGACACCGTTTGGTAATCTTCCAATTCACGTGCACGACCCACAGAAGGATATATGGGTTTCTAGAAGGATTATAAATACTGGAAGTTTTGataaagacaaaattttaaCTATCTCAAAGTTTATGGAATCAGATCCAACTTTAAACTTCATAGATATTGGCGCAAATTTGGGAACATACTCGCTATCATTTGCTAAACTGGGAAGAAAGGTTATTGCTATTGACGCTTTAAAtctaaatgtacaaaaattatGTGCATCTGTGAACCAATCACACTTCGAAGATGTTTATCTGATTATGAATGCAGTTTCGTCAAGACACGAAACTGTTAGTCTAGGAGCAGACGATAAAAACTTTGGCGGAACTTTCATTGATCAAAACGCAGACTATATAAAATCAGTGAAAGGCAAAACTGTTTCTGGAAGACATTACAGTAATATTTCTACAATAGTATTAGATGATCTCTTGACACTtccttttattaatttatttccaAGAGTATTCATTAAAATGGACATTGAGGGATTTGAGCATAAGGCTTTAGAAAGAGCATATcagttttttgacaaaatatttgttcaagGTATACAGATAGAATGGATCTTTCATCGAAACAAATCTTCGGGACAAATCATTGTAAACTTTCTAGAGCAACATTCGTTTATTCCTTACAATCCAAAGGACTTGCGACAACTTCGGAAGTCAAGTATGGGCAACTGGCCTACACAAGATGTAATTTGGCTACGTAAATAA
- the LOC134715747 gene encoding uncharacterized protein LOC134715747 isoform X1 has product MFRMAAIKQICIVIGVLFFFCIIYMIITSPGSIPDDTKFETGTLSDTTDMKIKDSKPNTQQNLNVRKIERRNICVWSHDLLGVWHPRMDICKSVHKDTVTTLVTPFGNLPIHVHDPQKDIWVSRRIINTGSFDKDKILTISKFMESDPTLNFIDIGANLGTYSLSFAKLGRKVIAIDALNLNVQKLCASVNQSHFEDVYLIMNAVSSRHETVSLGADDKNFGGTFIDQNADYIKSVKGKTVSGRHYSNISTIVLDDLLTLPFINLFPRVFIKMDIEGFEHKALERAYQFFDKIFVQGIQIEWIFHRNKSSGQIIVNFLEQHSFIPYNPKDLRQLRKSSMGNWPTQDVIWLRK; this is encoded by the exons ATGTTCAG AATGGCAGCCATAAAACAGATATGTATAGTAATAGGcgtattatttttcttttgcatTATTTACATGATCATTACTAGTCCTGGATCAATACCTGATGACACAAAATTTGAAACGGGTACTTTATCTGATACAACAGACATGAAGATCAAAGATTCAAAACCTAACACTCAACAAAACTTAAACGTGAGAAAGATTGAAAGACGTAATATTTGTGTTTGGAGTCACGACCTGTTAGGAGTTTGGCATCCAAGAATGGATATTTGTAAAAGTGTTCATAAGGATACGGTGACTACATTGGTGACACCGTTTGGTAATCTTCCAATTCACGTGCACGACCCACAGAAGGATATATGGGTTTCTAGAAGGATTATAAATACTGGAAGTTTTGataaagacaaaattttaaCTATCTCAAAGTTTATGGAATCAGATCCAACTTTAAACTTCATAGATATTGGCGCAAATTTGGGAACATACTCGCTATCATTTGCTAAACTGGGAAGAAAGGTTATTGCTATTGACGCTTTAAAtctaaatgtacaaaaattatGTGCATCTGTGAACCAATCACACTTCGAAGATGTTTATCTGATTATGAATGCAGTTTCGTCAAGACACGAAACTGTTAGTCTAGGAGCAGACGATAAAAACTTTGGCGGAACTTTCATTGATCAAAACGCAGACTATATAAAATCAGTGAAAGGCAAAACTGTTTCTGGAAGACATTACAGTAATATTTCTACAATAGTATTAGATGATCTCTTGACACTtccttttattaatttatttccaAGAGTATTCATTAAAATGGACATTGAGGGATTTGAGCATAAGGCTTTAGAAAGAGCATATcagttttttgacaaaatatttgttcaagGTATACAGATAGAATGGATCTTTCATCGAAACAAATCTTCGGGACAAATCATTGTAAACTTTCTAGAGCAACATTCGTTTATTCCTTACAATCCAAAGGACTTGCGACAACTTCGGAAGTCAAGTATGGGCAACTGGCCTACACAAGATGTAATTTGGCTACGTAAATAA